Below is a window of Candidatus Rokuibacteriota bacterium DNA.
GACGACGACGACGAAGGAGACGAGGGTGGTCACGCAAATGCCTCCGTGCTCAACGCGATCGGTCGGAGCCGACGGGCGCCGGCTGCCGTAGCAGCTCCTCGCGGACGAAGCGGCGAGTCTCGAGATCCACCGCCACGCACTCTTCGATCGTGGCCGGCCCCCGCGGAGGCTCGTGACTCAGGGCCTCCGCGATCAGCTGGGGGATCTGGGTGAACCGGACCTTCCCATCCAGGAACGCGGCCACCGCGACCTCGTTGGCCGCGTTCAGGATCACCGGCGCCGCACCGCCCAGGGCCAGGGCCCGGCGGGCCAGCGCCAGGCACGGGAACTTCTCCGTATCCGGCTCGTAGAAGGTTAGCGCCCCGACGCGCGCGAGGTCCAGCGGCGCCGCCGGGGAGCGGCGCCGCTCGGGAAACGTCAGCGCGTACAGGATCGGAATGGCCATGTCGGCGACGCCCAGCTGGGCGATCATCGAGCCGTCGATGTACTCCACCATGGAGTGAACGATGGACTGGGGATGGATCACCACGTGGATCTGGTCGGGGACCAGATCGAAGAGCCAGCGCGCCTCGATGATCTCCAGCCCCTTGTTCATCAGTGTGGCGGAGTCGATCGTGATCTTGGCTCCCATCTTCCACGTGGGGTGATTGAGCGCGTCTGCCACGCTCACGTGCGCCAGCTGCTCAGCCGAATACTCCCGGAAGGGCCCGCCCGACGCCGTGAGCAGGATCCGCCGCACCTCGGCGCGGTTGTGGCCCAGCAGGCACTGGAAGATGGCGCTGTGCTCCGAGTCCACCGGGAGGAGGGGGACGCCTTTCGCGTGAGCCGCGGCTGTCATCAGCGCCCCCGCCATCACCAGCACTTCCTTGTTGGCGAGCGCCACGGCGCGCCCGGCCTGGATCGCGGCCATTGTCGGGAGCAATCCGGCCGCACCGACCAGGGCCGAGAGGACGACGTCGGCCTCGACCTCGGAGGCGAGGGCGACGAGGCCGTCGGGACCCGCGAGGATCTCGGGACGGGGCGCCGGGAGCTGTCGGCTCAGGGCGTCCGCGGCTCGATGCTCGAGAACCGCCACAGCGCGCGGCCGGTGACGCCGGCAGAGCTGGGCGAGGAGATCTACGTTGGAGCCGCGCGCGGCGAGCCCCTCCACCCGAAACGCGCTGGGGAAGGCCTCGACCAGCTCGAGGGCCCGGCGCCCCACGGACCCCGTCGCGCCGAGTAGCGTCAGCCGTTTCACGCCCGCGCGTCCTATGCCGCGAAGAGCCGCGCGTAGTAGTAGAGCGCGGGGGTGTTGAACAGGAGACTGTCCAGCCGGTCCAACAGCCCGCCGTGGCCCGGGATGAGCCCGCCCGTGTCCTTGGCGCCCACGCTCCGTTTGAGGACGGACTCCACCAGGTCGCCGCACTGGCCCACCACCCCCAGCAGGAGGCCCACCACCACCGCCTCGCCCAGGCCCAGCTCGGCGAAGAACGACGCGTAAACCGCCATCGCCGTGAGGACCGAGACCAGAAGCTGGGCAAGCGCGCCTTCCAGGGTCTTCTGCGGACTGATCACGGGCGCGAGCTTTGTCCGGCCGAGCGTCGAACCCACCACGTAGGCCGCTGTCTCTCCCATCCAGGTCACGCAGACGAGCAGCAGGACCCAGTCGGCACCGGCGGGCAGATCGCGGAGCCAGAAGCCGTAGCCCAGCAACCAGTTCACGTAACAGATCCCGAACACGGTTACCGCCGTCGGCTCCCACGCAATGCGCCCGCCCCGAGGCCGTCGGATCGCGGCGAGA
It encodes the following:
- a CDS encoding 1-deoxy-D-xylulose-5-phosphate reductoisomerase, with translation MGRAGVKRLTLLGATGSVGRRALELVEAFPSAFRVEGLAARGSNVDLLAQLCRRHRPRAVAVLEHRAADALSRQLPAPRPEILAGPDGLVALASEVEADVVLSALVGAAGLLPTMAAIQAGRAVALANKEVLVMAGALMTAAAHAKGVPLLPVDSEHSAIFQCLLGHNRAEVRRILLTASGGPFREYSAEQLAHVSVADALNHPTWKMGAKITIDSATLMNKGLEIIEARWLFDLVPDQIHVVIHPQSIVHSMVEYIDGSMIAQLGVADMAIPILYALTFPERRRSPAAPLDLARVGALTFYEPDTEKFPCLALARRALALGGAAPVILNAANEVAVAAFLDGKVRFTQIPQLIAEALSHEPPRGPATIEECVAVDLETRRFVREELLRQPAPVGSDRSR
- a CDS encoding phosphatidate cytidylyltransferase, whose amino-acid sequence is MARAEGVPLPGSVEAAAPPPGAALLKRVLSTLILLPAFVGIVMLGPLWLFGATVVVVAAVAQWEFTGMFERAGVRSFRVLGLVGGSVVTASFALPVSERAAFTVVLLAVLLAAIRRPRGGRIAWEPTAVTVFGICYVNWLLGYGFWLRDLPAGADWVLLLVCVTWMGETAAYVVGSTLGRTKLAPVISPQKTLEGALAQLLVSVLTAMAVYASFFAELGLGEAVVVGLLLGVVGQCGDLVESVLKRSVGAKDTGGLIPGHGGLLDRLDSLLFNTPALYYYARLFAA